The Quercus robur chromosome 7, dhQueRobu3.1, whole genome shotgun sequence genome has a segment encoding these proteins:
- the LOC126691515 gene encoding uncharacterized protein LOC126691515: MDEQVQAMNIEEKRVVAEPTEALEDIPLDEDNPERCTRVGADLEEKIKTDLVQFLKNNIDVFAWSHDDMPGATYQRLVNHMFRPQIGRNVEVYVDDMLVLKKAFEWTDECQRAFEDLKVYLTRAPLLSPSVEGEELYLYLAVTPYAVSSALIREEDKVQRPVYYTSKALKGAEGRYPQMEKLAFALITASRKLRHYFQAHVINVMTDHPLKKAMNRLEAAGRLIQWAVELSEFDIRYQPRHAIKAQALVDFIAEFTPSHNEAEDSKRWIVHVDGSSTRHAGGIGVVLQSPEGDKLKHKVRLQYQATNNEVEYEALLKRLELAKSVEAKSICVMGDSQLIMGQVNGMYEAKEGRMKKYLGRVMRLVKRFEKADFVQIPREENVEADTIAKEASADESLEKSDKVQYMPSIDAQEVQQVDNRENWMTPIISYLKDGRLLEEKDEARKMGVRSARYVLMNEVLYKRGFSQPYLRCLAPDEANYVLREVHEGACGNHSGARSLVHKVVRAGYYWPNMQADAKAYVKVCDQCQRFSNVPRQPSEYLTPMVAPWPFAQWGLDILGPFPLGVRQMKFLVVGIDYFTKWVEAEPLANITQQNVKNFMWKNIVCRFGVPKILVSDNGRTTVRTPTGETPFKLAYGSDAVIPAEVHMANHRVMTYQDKDNEDQLRLNLDLIDEFETMIYFL; encoded by the exons ATGGATGAACAAGTTCAAGCAATGAACATTGAAGAAAAGAGGGTTGTAGCAGAACCTactgaagcattggaagatattCCCTTGGATGAAGATAACCCTGAGAGGTGTACCAGGGTTGGAGCAGAtttagaagagaagattaagacGGACCTCGTccaatttttgaagaacaaCATCGACGTGTTTGCGTGGAGTCACGATGATATGCCgg gggcgACATATCAGAGGTTGGTCAACCACATGTTCCGTCCGCAGATTGGGcggaatgtggaagtctatgtagatgacatgctg gttctcaAAAAAGCATTCGAATGGACCGACGAGTGTCAGAGAGCTTTCGAAGATTTGAAGGTATACCTTACCAGGGCACCGCTGCTAAGTCCATCAGTGGAAGGAGAGGAACTATATTTGTACCTAGCGGTAACCCCATATGCTGTGAGCTCAGCATTGATAAGAGAGGAAGATAAAGTCCAAAGACCTGTGTATTATACAAGCAAGGCATTGAAAGGAGCGGAAGGACGATATCCACAAATGGAGAAGTTGGCCTTCGCACTAATCACAGCTTCAAGGAAGCTgaggcattatttccaagcacatgtcattaatgttATGACAGATCATCCTCTCAAAAAAGCAATGAATAGACTGGAAGCTGCAGGGCGATTAATCCAGTGGGCTGTGGAGCTAAGTGAGTTCGATATCAgatatcaaccaaggcatgccataaaagctcaagccctagTAGATTTTATTGCAGAGTTTACCCCAAGTCATAATGAGGCAGAGGACAGCAAGAGATGGATCGTCCACGTGGATGGTTCGTCTACACGGCATGCAGGAGGAATTGGTGTGGTCCTGCAGTCCCCAGAGGGAGACAAACTGAAACATAAAGTCCGTCTACAGTACCAAGCGACAAACAATGAagtcgaatatgaagccctcctCAAACGGCTAGAATTGGCGAAGTCCGTGGAAGCCAAGTCCATATGTGTCATGGGAGATTCCCAACTGATCATGGGGCAAGTGAATGGGATGTATGAAGCGAAGGAAGGACGAATGAAGAAATACCTTGGTAGGGTGATGCGCCTTGTGAAAAGGTTTGAAAAAGCTGACTTCGTTCAAATCCCCAGGGAGGAGAACGTGGAAGCTGATACTATAGCAAAAGAGGCCTCAGCAGATGAATCATTAGAGAAGTCAGATAAAGTTCAGTATATGCCGAGTATAGATGCCCAGGAAGTACAGCAGGTGGATAACAgagaaaattggatgactccCATTATATCATATTTGAAAGACGGACGACTACTAGAAGAAAAGGACGAGGCCAGAAAGATGGGGGTGAGATCAGCTAGATACGTCCTTATGAATGAAGtgctatacaagagaggttttTCTCAACCTTACCTTAGGTGCCTAGCTCCGGACGAAGCGAACTACGTGCTGAGAGAAGTTCACGAAGGGGCATGTGGCAATCACTCAGGAGCCAGATCACTTGTCCACAAGGTCGTCCGTGCAGGATATTActggccgaacatgcaagctGATGCAAAAGCATACGTTAAAGTCTGCGACCAGTGCCAGCGATTTAGCAATGTCCCCAGGCAACCATCGGAATACCTCACCCCAATGGTAGCACCGTGGcccttcgcacaatggggattggaCATTTTGGGTCCCTTCCCTTTGGGAGTAAGGCAGATGAAGTTTTTAGTTGTGGGCAtcgattatttcaccaaatgggtggaggcagaaCCGTTGGCAAATATCACACAACAGAATGTTAAGAACTTcatgtggaagaacattgtctGCAGATTTGGAGTGCCGAAGATATTGGTGTCTGACAACGGACG gaccacTGTGAGGACCCCTACAGGGGAGACCCCTTTCAAGTTAGCCTATGGAAGCGATGCAGTCATACCTGCAGAAGTGCATATGGCTAATCACAGGGTGATGACGTATCAAGACAAGGATAATGAGGACCAGCTTCGTCTGAACCTCGATctaatagacgag TTTGAAACTATGATTTACTTTTTATAG